DNA from Arthrobacter sp. FW305-BF8:
AGAACGAGCTCCTGGACGTTGCCCGCGACGGCTACGCCGTTGTTCATGAGGAATTCGAAATCGGCCTGAACGCTGTTGCCGTGCCCGTTTACAACCACTTCGGGACGGTCATCGGGGCCGTCAGCATCTCCGGGCCCGCCTTCCGCTTCGACCCGGAAAATACCCCCGGCCTGATCCAGGGGCTCCAGGAGGCGGGCCTGAGCATCAGCGGAAAGATGGGCTACACGCACCGATGACCCCGGACGGGGGTCCGGGGTCATCGAAATGATTGCTCAGGTGGCCGGGGTAGCGGTCTCTTTGCGCTGCAGGGTTTCGGCACGTTCCTCCAGCGGCGGGGTGTCCGCGGTGAGGCCCAGCAGTGCCTCGCCGGACAGCACCACGTCGCCAACCTTTTCCTGGACCCAGTCGTGGAAAGCACCAATGTGGTGTTCGCTGGGAACGAGCACGCCGCCCTTTGCGTAGGACTTGGAGGCCATGCCCGGCTGGCACCGCTCGCAGGCGTCGAAGTCCTGCATGTTCACGCGGTGGAACAGCTCAACGGAGGCGGTGACGTCCTTGCCGGACTCCACCACTGAGGGCAGGTACAGCCAGTCGCATTCGACGATCGTGTGGTCTGCGGACATCGGGAACATGCGGTGGATGATCACGTGGTCCGGGACCAGGTTCACGAACACGGTCGGCTTGATCGTGATCGCGTAGTAGCGGCGGTCCTGGTCCTCGGCCACGCCGGGGATCAGGTCCAGGCCCTCGGAACCGTCGACCGTGAAGCCCTTGATGTCCTCACCGAACTCCGCACCGTGGCCCACGAAGTACTGCGCGGCCAAACCGTCGGCGAACTCGGGCAGGACCTCGGTCAGCTCCGGGTGGATGGTGGCGCAGTGGTAGCACTCCATGAAGTTCTCAATGATGAGCTTCCAGTTCGCCTTCACGTCATAGCGGATGCGGCGCCCCACAGACAGGTTTGCGACGTCGTACCCGTCGATAGCGTGCACGTTGCCCAGGCGCTCCTCGATCGCGCCCATCACTTCTTCTTCGAAGGACGGCGGCTCCTCAGCCAGGCAAACCCACACGTAGCCCAGGTATTCACGGATGTGGACCTTGGACAGGCCGTACTCGTCACGGTCGATGTCCGGCATCTTGGTCAGGTTCGGGGCCGCGATCAGCTTGCCCTCGAAGTCGTAGGTCCAGGCGTGGTACGGGCACTGGAAGTTGCGGGCAGCTTCGCCCTTTTCCTCCATGCACAGCTTCACGCCGCGGTGCCGGCAGACATTGTAGAAGGCCCGGATCTCGCCCTTGCGGGTGCGCGAGATCAGCACGCTTTCCCGGCCAATCTGCACCGTCTGCCACGCCCCGGGCTTGTCCAGGTCCGCGGACCGGATCGCGCAGAACCACATCTGCTCGAAAATACGCTCCTGCTCGGCCCGGAAGATAGCCGGATCCGTGTACAGGTGACCGCCCAGCGTCGGGATCAGGCTCGGGGTGGATACCTCAACAGACAATTTGTTCTCCTAACAAAACAACACGAACAACACGACTTACAAGAAGAGTTGGGCTAAAGCCCCATGGCGGCACCGGCAAGGGCGGGTTCGCCCACCGGCGCCAAAACTGTAGGCACGACGGCTGCCGCCGGCTTGGGTGCAGACGCCGCGAGGCTCCTGCGCCACTTGGTGAACAGCCGCGGCTGGTTCATGCCCAAAACCGCGACGGGAACGTCTTCCCGGTAATACACGGCCAGCAGGCTGTGCTCGGCAGCATCGCCCGCTTCGACCTCAAGGCGGTCGTAGCCGGCTGAGTGGCCGGCGAACTGGATTTTCACGCCGTGCTGGTCCGACCAGAAGTACGGCGGCTTCAGCGGCTGCGCCGGGGCTTCGTCATCGAGCAGCCCCTGCACCGCCAGCGCTGCCCGTTCCAGGGCACCCGTCCAGTGCTCCACGCGGCGGTGCCTGTCCACCGCAGCATCGAACCACGCGGCACAGTCCCCCACGGCCACAATGCCCGGAACACTGGTGCGCCCCATTGCATCACACAGCACACCGCCGTCGACCTCCACCCCGGAACCGGCGAGCCATTCAACATTCGGCTCCGCGCCGATCCCTACCACCACAACATCCGCAGCCACGAAAGACCCGTCGCCCAGCCGAAGACCGGTCACGTTTCCTTCGCCTGCGTAAAAGTCCTCAATAACGGCCGACGAGATGAGCCGGACACCTTTCCCGGTGTGCAGGCCGGCAACCACCGAGCCCATCTCCGTTCCCAGCTGGGCTGCAAACGGTACCGGCTTGGTGTCGACGAGGGTGACGTCCATGCCGCGCGAGGCGGCGGAAGAGGCCACCTCGGCACCCACGAAGCCCGCTCCGATGACGGCCATCTTGCTTCCCGGTACCAGTTCCGGTGCCAGGCTTTGAGCGTCGGCGAGGGTGCGCAGGGAGAAGACGTTGCTCAGGCCGGCCAGGGCCGGCAGCTGGCGGGCCCGTGCGCCGGTGGCGATGACGATGCCATCGGCCTGGACAACGCGGCCGTCAGCCAAGCCGATGGTTTTCGTTGACGCGTCCAGGGAGACTGCACGTGCACCCAGCAGCCATTCAGCGTCGAGGCCGTCAGTTTCGGTCTCCAGATACAGGTCCTCGGCTGTGATGGATCCCAGCAGGAAGTCCTTGGAGAGCGGCGGCCTGTCATACGGACGATGCTCTTCATCGCCGATGATGACGAGACGTCCGGTGAAGCCTTGGGCGCGGGCTGCCCGCGCGGCGGAAAGACCGGCCAGCGAGGCTCCCACGATCGCAAGCGTCTGCATATTTACACCCCTCCTTCTATTGCTATTAGCGCAACAACAATCGCTATATGCAACAGCGTGATCCATGCCACGGCGACTGTCAAGGGTTCGTTGACTCATTAATACGGGCACGCGTAATCGGGCCGCCAACCCTTGACAAAACAGTGTGAGCGAAAGCACGCTGTTGCATATTACGACTGCGGTTGATCCATTCGGAACAAGGCGCCAGCAACTCCCATATACCTCCCCACAACGAGAAAGAGGCCACCATGCACAAGGCATGCCCGCTCAGCGAACTGGCACCAGGGGAAGCCCTTCGCCTGAACACCGCGCCGCCCATCGCTGTCTTCCACACCGAGGAAGGCGAGCTCTTCGCCATCGATGACACATGCACCCACCAGGACGCCTCGCTGACCGACGGCTGGGTGGAAGGCTGCGAGGTCGAGTGCCCCCTGCACGCCTCAAAGTTCAATCTCCGGACCGGGCAGGTTGATGCACCGCCGGCCAAACTTCCCGTCCGCACGCACGAAGTCACCGTCGTGGACGGCGACATCATGGTCATCGAGTCCGAGGAAGCGCCCAACCTTCCCCCCGGGCTGACAGTTAACGGCCACATCTAAGCCGCCC
Protein-coding regions in this window:
- a CDS encoding NAD(P)/FAD-dependent oxidoreductase yields the protein MQTLAIVGASLAGLSAARAARAQGFTGRLVIIGDEEHRPYDRPPLSKDFLLGSITAEDLYLETETDGLDAEWLLGARAVSLDASTKTIGLADGRVVQADGIVIATGARARQLPALAGLSNVFSLRTLADAQSLAPELVPGSKMAVIGAGFVGAEVASSAASRGMDVTLVDTKPVPFAAQLGTEMGSVVAGLHTGKGVRLISSAVIEDFYAGEGNVTGLRLGDGSFVAADVVVVGIGAEPNVEWLAGSGVEVDGGVLCDAMGRTSVPGIVAVGDCAAWFDAAVDRHRRVEHWTGALERAALAVQGLLDDEAPAQPLKPPYFWSDQHGVKIQFAGHSAGYDRLEVEAGDAAEHSLLAVYYREDVPVAVLGMNQPRLFTKWRRSLAASAPKPAAAVVPTVLAPVGEPALAGAAMGL
- a CDS encoding bifunctional 3-phenylpropionate/cinnamic acid dioxygenase ferredoxin subunit; amino-acid sequence: MHKACPLSELAPGEALRLNTAPPIAVFHTEEGELFAIDDTCTHQDASLTDGWVEGCEVECPLHASKFNLRTGQVDAPPAKLPVRTHEVTVVDGDIMVIESEEAPNLPPGLTVNGHI
- a CDS encoding aromatic ring-hydroxylating oxygenase subunit alpha, producing the protein MSVEVSTPSLIPTLGGHLYTDPAIFRAEQERIFEQMWFCAIRSADLDKPGAWQTVQIGRESVLISRTRKGEIRAFYNVCRHRGVKLCMEEKGEAARNFQCPYHAWTYDFEGKLIAAPNLTKMPDIDRDEYGLSKVHIREYLGYVWVCLAEEPPSFEEEVMGAIEERLGNVHAIDGYDVANLSVGRRIRYDVKANWKLIIENFMECYHCATIHPELTEVLPEFADGLAAQYFVGHGAEFGEDIKGFTVDGSEGLDLIPGVAEDQDRRYYAITIKPTVFVNLVPDHVIIHRMFPMSADHTIVECDWLYLPSVVESGKDVTASVELFHRVNMQDFDACERCQPGMASKSYAKGGVLVPSEHHIGAFHDWVQEKVGDVVLSGEALLGLTADTPPLEERAETLQRKETATPAT